The genomic interval CCGGTACGCCACCGCGACCGTCCGGTCGTGGACGAGGTTGCGCATCACGTCGGTCGGGGAGCCGGTCAGCGCCGCCATCCGCTCGGCGTCCGCCTCGACGGCGTCGCGTATCTCCATGCGAGCGACTAACGCGGTCGGAGCACTTCAACGCTCGCCGGCGACCGAAACGCGTTCGGGGGCGGAGCACGAACGGGGGGTATGACCGACGGGGACGACGCGGCGACGGAGGGCGACTCGCCCGACGAGGTGCGCTGTGGCTTCTGCCGGATGCCGGTTCCGGGCGACCCCGTCGAGGGGGAGGGCGGCCCCTTCTGTTCGCACGCCTGCCGGGACCGCCTCGCCGAAACCGGCGAGCCGTTCGACGAGTACCACGGCCACCGCCGGCTCACGACCGGCGTGTCGGCGCTCGACGCCTCGCTCCCGCAGGGGTTCCCCCGCAACGCCTTCGTCCTCGTCTCCAGCGAGCCGGGCACCCGCGACCGGGCGCTCGGCGCGGAACTCGTCTGGCGCTCGCTCGAACGCGGCGAGCCGGTCGTCGTCGTCTCCTTCCAGGAGCCGCCCAGCGCCGTCGTCCAGCAGTTCCTCACGCTCGACTGGAACGTCATCCCGTACCTCGAACGGGGCATGCTCCGCATCGTGGACTGCTTCACCTACCGGCTCGACGGTCAGGGGCGCGACCGGCTGTTCGACCGGATGGACGAGTGGAACGCCTACCTCTCGGACGTCGCGCGGGAGGCGACGACGACGGTGCGGGACCCCAGCGACATCGGCGAGATCGGGAACAAGCTGGACAACGCGCTCGAAGCGCGCGAGATGGTGGACGAGGGAATCGTCGTCATCGACTCGCTGACCGAACTCGGCACGCTCGTCCAGCCGGTCCAGGCGTACGACTTCGTGAAGGACGTGCGCGCCGACGTCTGTAAGGGTCGGTTCGTCCCCGTGTTCGCGGGCGCGACCATCGGGGGCGGGGGCGGCGGCGGCGACGCCTTCCCCCACGACCTCACCTACGTGATGGACGGGCTGGTCGAGCTCCGCCTCAACGACGACCTCGTCGCGGACACCCTCATCAAGCAGGTCCGCATCCGGAAGCTCAACGGCGCGCTCGTCGTTCCCGAGTGGCGCGCCTACGAGTACACCTCCCGGCTCGGGATGGTCCCCTTCGACCCGGCCGAGGAGATGGCCGACGACGGCGGCGAGGAGGGGGCCGCGAGCGACGCCGACGAGGCCGAGGCGTCGGCCGACGGCGAGGAGGGGGCGCCCGAGGAGGGCGACCGCGCCGACGCGGGCGAGGACGGCGACGCCGCGCCCGACGAGCCGACGCCCGCGGGCGAGTCCGCGACGGCCGACCGCTCGCCCCCCGACGGGTGAGGGCAAGGATTCGGTGCATGGAAGGGGTTATCCGCCGGGGTCCGGTAGTCGTCCGCATGTCTGAGGACCACACGCCGCGGGTGAACGGATGCGCGTCGTAGCCAAGTTCGGGGGGACCTCCCTCGGCAACGGCGACCGCGTCAACCGCGCGGCCGACTCCGTGACCGCCGCGGTCGAGGCCGGCCACGAGGTCGCCGTCGTCGCCAGCGCCATGGGCTCGACCACCGACTACCTGCTCGACTCCATCACCTTCGACGCCGACGAGGCCGACCGCGCGGAGATCGTCTCGATGGGCGAGCGCACCTCCGTCCGGATGCTGAAGGCCGCGCTGTCCGCGCGCGGCGTCAACGCGCGCTTCCTCGAACCCGGAAGCGAGGAGTGGCCCGTCGTCACCGACGAGCACGGCGAGGTCGACGTGGAGGAGACCGCCCGCCGCGGCGAGGCGCTCGCCGACTCGATGGCCGAGGAGGGTATCGTCCCCGTCATCACTGGCTTTCTGGCACAGGACCACGAGGGCAACGTGACCACGCTCGGGCGCGGCGGCTCCGACACCACGGCCGTCATGCTGGGCAAGTACATGGGCGCCGACGAGGTGGTCATCGTCACCGACGTGGAGGGCGTCATGACCGGCGACCCCCGCGTCGTGGAGGGGGCGCGCAACGTCGGGAAGATAACCGTGGACGAACTGCGGAACCTCTCCTTCCGCGGCGCGGAGGTCGTCGCGCCCTCGGCGCTGGCGTACAAGACCGAGGAGATGGACGTGCGCGTCGTCCACTACCAGCACGGCGACCTGCTGACCGGCGGCACCCACATCGAGGGACAGTTCGAGAACCTCACCGACCTCCGGGAGGGGAAGCTGGCCTGCATCACCGTCGCGGGCCGGGCCATCCGGAACCGCCCGGGCATCCTGAACGACCTCTCGGAGCCGCTCTCCGAGGCGGGTATCAACATCGACGCCGTCTCCTCCGGGCTCGACTCCGTGACGTTCTACATCGACGCCGGCGACGCCGCGACGGCCGAGGAGGTCCTCCACGACATCGTCGTCGCCGAGGACGCGCTCTCCTCGGTCACCGTGGACGACGACATCGCCGTCATCCGCGTCACGGGCGGCGAACTCCCCAACCGACCGGGCGTCATCTACCGCGTCCTGACGCCGCTGTCGGAGGGGCGGTTCACCGTCCACGACGTCATCACCTCCGCCACCTCCGTCGCCGTCTTCGTGGACTGGGCGGACCGCGAGGAGGCGCTCGCGCTGATTCAGGAGGCCGAACTGTAGGCCGTAGGCCGTCTATACCTATGCTCTCCGGCGTCGTGGGGACCGTATGGACCCGGAACTCCGCTCACGGCTCGACGTCGCCGTCGTCGCGTTCGTCCTGTGGGTCGTCCTGTCGCTCGTCGTCGCCGCCTTCGCCGTGATGGCCGTGAACCCCGCCGTCGGCCTCGCGGCGCTCGTCACCGTCGTCCTCGCGCTCGTCGTCGCCGGCGCGTCGTACCTCCGGACGACCCGGACCGAGGTCGAGTTCGCCGTCGAGTAGTCACCGACCCTTCCTGAGCCGCGTCCCGATCTCGTCGGGCAGTCCCTCCTCGCGCACCCGCGCGACGACGCGCTCCACGTCGTACGCGACGCGCCGCTCCTCCACCTCCAGCGTCTCCGTGTCGAGCAGCGCGTAGGCCGCGTCCGGGTCGCCGTCGCGCGGCTGGCCGACGCTCCCGGGGTTGACGACGACGCCCGCGTCGTACCGCTCGTGGTGCTGGACGTGGGTGTGGCCCATGACGAGGACGTCCTCGTCGCCGAGCAGTCGCTCGGAGAACAGCCCCGGGTAGGTGTAGCGGTCCGGGTCGTCCGGGTGGCCGTGGACGAGCTTCACGCGGCCGCCGAACGCGGTCCGCTCGGTGGGCAGCGCGTCGAGCCACGCGAACTGCCGGTCCGTGAGTCGGTCGCGCGCGTGTTCGACGCCCGCACCGGCCATGGAGTTGAAGGAGAACCCGGTCTCGGTGACGACGGCGCGGTCGTGGTTGCCTCTGATACTCACCGCGTCGCGCTCGCGCATCGCGTCCACGCACGCGCCGGGCCAGGGGTTGTAGCCGACCACGTCCCCGGCACACGCCAGCGCGTCCACCGCGGGCATGTCGTCGAGGACCGCGTCGAGCGCGGGCTTGTTGCCGTGGATGTCGGAGACCAGACCGACGAGCATACGCGGGCTACGCCGCGGCCGCGTTTAGGCGTTGGTGCCGTTCTCGATGGCCGTCGCGTAGCCGTCGCCGTCGCGGGCGACCCCGACGGCACAGACGGCGTGCTCGAAGTCGAGGTCGTAGGCCGCGCGGGCCGCCTCCGCCGCGCCCGCGGCGTCGAAGTCGAACGCTTCCGGGGTATCCGTCTCGTAGGTCGCCACGAGCGTCGGCTCCGACACCTCGCGGACGAGGAGCGCGTCGCGACGCACGGTGCCGACGAACGCCGAGCCGTCCGGGGTCAACACGCCCGCGACGCGGGGGGTGTCGTAGTCGTCCTTCTCGAAGTCGAGCGCGTGGAGCGCGGTCACCAGCGCGTCGCGGGCCGGGTAGCCGAGGCCGAGCTTCTCGGTTACCGGGTCCACGTGGCTCCCGTTGCCGAGGACGGCGTGACCCGCCGCCTCCCGGTAGCAGTTGTACGCGATGTAGGGGTTGTCCGTCTCCGGGGCCTCCTCCGTGGGACCGACGACGAGCGCGCCGTCCCGTTCGTAGGCGCGGCGGTTCGGGAACGAGCGCGAGGAGACGCGGTAGGCCGCGGTGTCGGGGCCGACGACGACGAACCGTCCGATGTACATACACGCCCCTGTACATCTACGGCACTTAGCGGTGCCGGAGTATCCACGAGCGCGGCCAGCAGCGCGCCGTTCGCCCGAGGGCGAAGCCGCCGTCCGTGGCGGCGAGACGGCCGCACACACCCGTCCCGGGCGTCGAGACGGGGCTCGGACGCAGGCCTTTTGCGTCTGCTCCCCCCACTCTCCCCCATGACCGACGAGCACGACGAC from Halosegnis marinus carries:
- a CDS encoding RAD55 family ATPase, which produces MTDGDDAATEGDSPDEVRCGFCRMPVPGDPVEGEGGPFCSHACRDRLAETGEPFDEYHGHRRLTTGVSALDASLPQGFPRNAFVLVSSEPGTRDRALGAELVWRSLERGEPVVVVSFQEPPSAVVQQFLTLDWNVIPYLERGMLRIVDCFTYRLDGQGRDRLFDRMDEWNAYLSDVAREATTTVRDPSDIGEIGNKLDNALEAREMVDEGIVVIDSLTELGTLVQPVQAYDFVKDVRADVCKGRFVPVFAGATIGGGGGGGDAFPHDLTYVMDGLVELRLNDDLVADTLIKQVRIRKLNGALVVPEWRAYEYTSRLGMVPFDPAEEMADDGGEEGAASDADEAEASADGEEGAPEEGDRADAGEDGDAAPDEPTPAGESATADRSPPDG
- a CDS encoding aspartate kinase, whose protein sequence is MRVVAKFGGTSLGNGDRVNRAADSVTAAVEAGHEVAVVASAMGSTTDYLLDSITFDADEADRAEIVSMGERTSVRMLKAALSARGVNARFLEPGSEEWPVVTDEHGEVDVEETARRGEALADSMAEEGIVPVITGFLAQDHEGNVTTLGRGGSDTTAVMLGKYMGADEVVIVTDVEGVMTGDPRVVEGARNVGKITVDELRNLSFRGAEVVAPSALAYKTEEMDVRVVHYQHGDLLTGGTHIEGQFENLTDLREGKLACITVAGRAIRNRPGILNDLSEPLSEAGINIDAVSSGLDSVTFYIDAGDAATAEEVLHDIVVAEDALSSVTVDDDIAVIRVTGGELPNRPGVIYRVLTPLSEGRFTVHDVITSATSVAVFVDWADREEALALIQEAEL
- a CDS encoding metallophosphoesterase family protein, with the protein product MLVGLVSDIHGNKPALDAVLDDMPAVDALACAGDVVGYNPWPGACVDAMRERDAVSIRGNHDRAVVTETGFSFNSMAGAGVEHARDRLTDRQFAWLDALPTERTAFGGRVKLVHGHPDDPDRYTYPGLFSERLLGDEDVLVMGHTHVQHHERYDAGVVVNPGSVGQPRDGDPDAAYALLDTETLEVEERRVAYDVERVVARVREEGLPDEIGTRLRKGR
- a CDS encoding IMP cyclohydrolase, which codes for MYIGRFVVVGPDTAAYRVSSRSFPNRRAYERDGALVVGPTEEAPETDNPYIAYNCYREAAGHAVLGNGSHVDPVTEKLGLGYPARDALVTALHALDFEKDDYDTPRVAGVLTPDGSAFVGTVRRDALLVREVSEPTLVATYETDTPEAFDFDAAGAAEAARAAYDLDFEHAVCAVGVARDGDGYATAIENGTNA